The sequence GTAAATCACATGATGAGTGACAGGATTgtagaggagaaggagaggctGAGTGCAGCAGACGCGCTGTGAGCGATGACCAGAATTTCAAGTCGCTCAAGCTGCACATAAACTCTGCTTCTGACGCTCTTCTTCGTGTGAAATAAAATTGGTATCTCAGAGAAATCAAATGAATATCAGGAAAATCTTTAAGCTCTAGTAAAAAAATCTGACTCCATCATCTCATCATGCAAACACATAATAGTCCAAGGACAAACACATTGGTTCTCTGGCTCTTTCACCTTGTCTGCGTATGTTACTGGGTGCGCCCACTAGCAGCCACACTCCTGGGTGCCCTGTGGCTGAGCGCGACGAGGAGAACGAAGCTGTCGTAACGCAGCATCGCCATACTGGATACCTGACCCCATCCTCTCTGGATCCAGCTCccctgaaaaagaaagaaaaatgatgaagtgaGAGGGCTGGACTgatgttctccaccaactctttTTCATTATAAAGTTAAGAATGCAGTTGATACGGTGCCGGTAATCTTCAAAATCTGCCATGAAATTACCAATAGTCACATAatgggaaaaaacaaacaaacatgtcattaaacaaaaataataataagaaaaaattaaaacacttcacattttttatacataacattaaaaaagttgtgtataaaaaatgtgggtaaattgtatttttcttctgcTGCATCCTTTAGTAACACTGTTGAACTGTCTAGTTTGCCACTGATCTCAGCACACAGACGTACTTTCACACTGTTGGTACAACTCAAGTCTCTTAATTGAATCCACTTTTCCTTCACTTGCATCCTTTCCTTGCGTCTTAGACTCTCCCACTGAGGATTCATGGAGAGATGCAAAGAAACCATGCGAgaagagaggaaacgaggaaatatgtttttagagaaataaGACGTCttttcctctgaagcgtcaCATGAAGCAACATCAGTTTCTGATGATGgcagcagctgatcacagctggatcagctggcAGTTGGCTTTAACAGCTGGAGcaacttctgatggagtttgtgtctgcacacatgtgcactgtgctaatactaataaagacacacagttatcactgccagagcagctgttttctctctgcagcctgttacctgtttaacaaacacctgcacatgaataaaaacctgcattctgtatttatactgtgtcctgctcagaggcacacGAACCATCTCTACTGGCagagtgtgtttatattattaattcattgtttGCGTCTGTacttattgatattctgattgtgaatcAATTATTTAATAACTGAGAATATGATCAGTGTCTTTTGAAcattggaaattatttattaggctaaatgtttcaggggaaaaaggaaattatgtaactcaaCTCAAACCTGACGCTCAGGAatttttcagcctcacatgtgactgaatggaaatgatgacaaatgatacaaaatataaacgtgtttaaaaagtgtttcttgctgacagacagaatccctgactttaattttatccatattaaaagttaatgggggaaataacagattatgaaaagaaaaaacttaaGAGAGTTAACTCTGTTATCTGTCTTCACTCCTGTATGAAATTgtagtgatgttgtgatgtatcagatcagtccgatcagctgcagtgtccaatcaataactgatatgcAATAAGAGGACGTGTCAGCTGGTAGAAGACTTCtgtgaaggctgctctcatgtATCCTTGCTCATGGCTCCTCAGAGCAGGAATGGGAGACTTTAGACGGCCTTCAAGATGGCAGACCggaacaacttccggttcaAGTGAGGATCAAGGAGCGAggaaataacaaataacagacttgagatgtaccctGTGATCGTATGTCTGATTGTTTTGAGGCTTGTCCTGGAGCAATGCTGTAGTTAGGTGAAGAGTTTATAGTTGGGGCTTGTTAGTGCTGGAGATATGGTCAATTCCTGACTTCATGTCTGTGAAAAATCTCCTTGAGAACTGCTACAGTCTGGGGTCGGGATTCATACCTAAGCCTGTCTTGTTGAGCCTGTTGAGATAAGAAGGGATTTAGAGTCGGGGGTTACAGTTATGGGTGAGGATCAGAGTTCCTACCTGACTCTATCTTGTTGAGGATTTTCCGAGCACACTGGACAAAGGCCTCTTCGACGTTCTCCCCTGTTAAAGCGCTGGTCTCCAGGAACATCAGCTCtgaaacacacccacacacacacacacacgcgcgcacacacacacacacacacacacacacacacacacacacacacacacacacacacacacacacacacacacacacacacagtatttcagTCCATACAATCATTTTACTGAAAGCAGAGTAATTCTTTGCAGAACAGAAGTAAATTGCATTACTGTCAGGAAAATGTTGTACTAAGGACTTGCCAAAAGAAATTATGTCCTTCCTCTAACGATGACTCAAGGCCTGGTGCTCCTTTCTACTGACTAAATAAAGACtttgcagagagagaaacaaacaagcagTCTCACTTGATCACAGACGCTCGATCTTACCGTTCTCCTGAGCGAAGCGTGAAGCTTCTAGGAACGTGACCTCTCTATCAGCGTCCAGGTCCTTCTTGTTTCCACACAGGATGATGACGATGTTCTGACTGGCCAGCATCCTGGCATCGCTCAACCATGTAGTCAGAGCGTTGTATGTCTCTCGACTGCAGTGTAGAGAGACggagacaaagacacagaaagaaGGAAGAGACAACAGGGTACAATTTAGAAAAGGTGAAGGGAGTCTATTAATGTGAGCTGGCAGGAAAAGAAACCAAGAAGGGACTTGACATAGACGCAATCTGAAATCATGTTTGCTGATTTACCTGGTGATATCATAAACCAGCAGcgctcctgctgctcctctgtaGTAACTTCTGGTCACAGAcctgacagacaaacacataaacagacacacagtcaggaccagcaggcagacagacataTTTTAACTTACAGTCATACATTTACTTAAACACCTTACAGTTAGAATAATCAATGATTTGCCAACAGTTTATTTATGTTGGAATATTTTCCTACCTGAACCGTTCTTGTCCTGCAGTGTCCCAAATCTGCAGTTTGACCATTTTGTTGACCACACTGATGATCTTGGAGCCAAACTCCACTCCAATTGTGTGGTTGGATTCATCCTTAACTGGGAAACAAAAATCAGACGTTCAAGCAATCTTGTCATTATAGATAAACAACTGCAACACGTGATCTTATCTTTTCAGCATGATGAATCATTCTGAGGTTTTATTCATAATGCTACAAGATGAGGCATTGTGTACTAAATCTCTCTGGACATATCCTTGTTTCTGAactacactaaaaaaaaaagtttaacaaaTTTTCACATATTGGTACGTGTTGATTAGATTCACCAGGTTCATTGATTTTAACACATTCAACACTTTACTGTGTTACAGCTAACAATGAGTGTAAATTGCTACTAAATCAGGATGTGGGTGTTGTCTGAAGAGCTATGTCAATATGGAGCAGAATTTTACTTATTTCTAGCACCGCTAGACAACAGTACAGTAGTTTATGAACAGAAGATTGTTTTCTAAATATTTCTGACTCACATCTCTTCTCGATGAACTGGTGCAGCAGGCAGGATTTGCCAGTTCCAGCATTCCCAATCACCAGGAATTTAAACAGGAAATCTGGGGAGGAAACACAGAAATTACAGCACTGATATCctttacacacaacacaacacaacacaacacgtCTGCTGTTCTGTAAGTATCAGAAAGtctgacaataacaacaaagaaACCGCAATACAGAAATGCTGGATATGAGTTTGTggtcatttggaaaaaaaataaagggtCACCCTTACATAGTTTGTCTAGCAGAGAGAACCACTGACAGGTATATAATACACCCTGCTCAGTCTTGGTAACAGttctttaataataaaacttaAGGGATCTCTcccaaaaatgtttatgttataGGTTTATGTTGAAAAATGAATCTCAACTGATACATTATTAATGAATTTTTGAACTCTTAGATGTTGCTATCAATGTTGGCCCCAACAATCAGTCTGGCTTTGgtcataaaatcataaaatatggCAGAACAGAATACAATATTGTAATATACAGCTATGTGGTGTACAATTATGCACAATTATGATAAAAGTTGTTTCCACATTCactttttattatattatattttttcagaGTAATAACCAACTTGGCTTCCCTAATACAGATAAAAGGTAATTCATAATCAATAATCAACTGtgggaataaaaacacatctcaTTTTGTGTTTACCCACAAATCAATACACTTTCACTAGCATATGTAGATACTACTGAGACTATACAGTGTAAAAATGGTGAAGTCAGGACAAAAATTGTCTCTTAAAACAGAGTTATGATCTTAATGGTGTATCCAAGTTTCCAGCACACTTTCTGGTTTACAGTACACACGGCACAATCAGATCTTAATGTCAGCTTTATCATCCTCAGCCCTGTCCCCAGAACTCCTGAGCAAACAAACTCGACACATTTTGCCAACATAACCACAGTGTAATACCCCTGAGATGTTACTTAACGCTGACAGGGCATCTTTAAGGCCAGTGTAGCCTTCACCAGCGGCTAGGTTAGCCTGCCAGCTATTTATTTACGATGAGAAAAAAGCCCCTTCGGCACACCTGCCTCATCCCATCTCTGTGACTACATGAAGATGTTGACGGTGGCCACTTGTCAAATAAACAGACTACTTACCGTAAGACTCCGACATCGCCAGTGTGGCGTTTTGACAGCGAAAGGGAATGAAGGGAGAAATGGAGGGTTGACAGATGGATAGCTAGCTAAGGAAAGGAAAATAGTCCTGTTGATGATTTCCGCGGATTCCAGCTGGATTGTCCACCTCCGACTTCCCGTACGTGGTTTGTCGTTTGAAAATAATGTCTTTGTAATGTGGCAGGCTGGCGCAGGGTGGTGCTGCTTCACTAACTACGCTTTTATTGAATTAAAGTCAAATTTCTTTCCACAGCGTTGAAATGAGTTGAAATGCTGTCGTTAGAGCGAGAGCGTCGTTT comes from Thunnus maccoyii chromosome 1, fThuMac1.1, whole genome shotgun sequence and encodes:
- the rab4a gene encoding ras-related protein Rab-4A; translation: MSESYDFLFKFLVIGNAGTGKSCLLHQFIEKRFKDESNHTIGVEFGSKIISVVNKMVKLQIWDTAGQERFRSVTRSYYRGAAGALLVYDITSRETYNALTTWLSDARMLASQNIVIILCGNKKDLDADREVTFLEASRFAQENELMFLETSALTGENVEEAFVQCARKILNKIESGELDPERMGSGIQYGDAALRQLRSPRRAQPQGTQECGC